The proteins below are encoded in one region of Apium graveolens cultivar Ventura chromosome 4, ASM990537v1, whole genome shotgun sequence:
- the LOC141718843 gene encoding uncharacterized protein LOC141718843: MLAYRTVADVIDDYVRIGESTTIESLRRYVKAIVEVFGAEYLRIPNPEDVSRILNENERRGFPGMLGSIDYMYWKWKNCPTAWQGSLNDINVLDISHLLEDLTEGRGPEVRYTINGDEYNMGYYLADDIYPSWPTFVKTISNPLANKKKYFATAQESVTKDVE; the protein is encoded by the exons ATGCTTGCATACAGAACGGTAGCTGATGTTATCGATGATTACGTTCGAATTGGTGAGAGTACAACAATAGAGAGTCTAAGAAGATATGTTAAAGCAATCGTTGAAGTGTTTGGAGCTGAATATTTGAGAATACCAAATCCTGAAGATGTGTCTCGAATATTAAATGAAAATGAACGACGAGGCTTTCCTGGGATGCTTGGTAGTATTGATTATATGTACTGGAAGTGGAAAAATTGTCCAACTGCTTGGCAAG GATCGTTAAATGATATTAATGTGTTAGATATATCTCATCTATTAGAAGATTTGACAGAAGGTCGTGGACCAGAAGTGAGGTATACCATCAATGGTGATGAATATAACATGGGATATTATCTTGCGGATGATATATATCCTTCTTGGCCTACATTTGTCAAAACTATTTCAAATCCTTTAGctaacaaaaaaaaatattttgcaaCCGCGCAAGAATCTGTAACAAAAGATGTTGAGTGA